A stretch of DNA from Dioscorea cayenensis subsp. rotundata cultivar TDr96_F1 chromosome 4, TDr96_F1_v2_PseudoChromosome.rev07_lg8_w22 25.fasta, whole genome shotgun sequence:
TAAACTACACACAAACAACTCTAAGGCATATAGAATAAAGTACCCAAATCATCTTCAGACTAGTTTAAAAAGCCGGTATGGCCATGCTAGAAGGAtttaaaagaacaataaaagttGAACACTTGAACTATAAAACTTCTACAAAGATTTGCCCAAGGGTAACATTGctaataaaatgattaatttttatcacACTACCAATGGTTTTACATCTCATGTCATGATTCTCCCATCGTCAAGTTAAATGCTAAAACAAACATaagcaggaaaaaaaaaacaatgaaagactaaaaagagattcaattgagcctaagaagaaaaagagataaatGGAAGACAGAGAACAAGATAATGGAAAGGAAAAGGGAAAGATTCATTACAaaagactttaaaaaaaaaaatgcaaacatgTCTTAAAATTCATATGATCTATCATTTTCATCACAAACATCTAAGTAGTGGAGAACCATTCATTTGAACCCTCCTCTGCCAGGGAAATAAACAGATCCAAACATTACCAAAATATAAGTCATAGCTGATCACTTCATCTCAACTTTTCACTCACTACTCACTAGCAGGCTCCCTTCACAAATGGTATGAGTTGCAAAGTGAATCCTTCctcaaaaaattactttttttcctttgcaaaagaaaaaacacttgAATCTTTAGATCTTCAAAACAAGTCTACTTCCAAAGCAAAAAACTGGCCTTGAATTTACCAACTACTCTTATCTAAAAATCAGTAAAAGTTTCAACACCTTTGTTCTGTACTCTTGAtagaaacaagaacaaatttGCACTAAAAATCTCCTCAATAGCAATATCACAACAATTACTAGATGAAAAATCCAAACCTCGACCAGATCTAACCCTAAAATGTCATTCATTTAAAGTACTAAATTAGGCAACCAGATCCCAGCAATCCACATCCAAGATAaaacttttcaaaaatcaaaagaacaagcagcaagagaatcaaaacaaaaaagaaacaaaagtggTGATCGGGGACTTACTGCTGAGCTCCTGCAGCCATCGGGCGACACTATCGAAGGTAGTGCGGCGCGAGATGTCGTAGACGACGAGCGCGCCGACAGCGCCGCGGTAATAAGCGGAGGTGACGGCACGGAAGCGCTCCTGGCCAGCAGTGTCCCAGATCTGGGCCTTGACTTCCTTGCCATCAATTTCCATGCTCTGGGTCTGGAACTCCACTCCAATGGTGGCCTTGGAGTGGGCATTGAACTCGTTCCGAGCGTACCTTGAGAGCAGGTTGGATTTTCCCACCGCTGAGTCTCCGATGATCACCACCTTGAAGAGATACTCCTCTCCTTCTTCGTCTTCCCCCATTCTTCACCTCCGAGGTCCTTCAATGGCGATCAATGGCGCTGAGAAAGCTTGGATTTTTCTCAAGttctcatttttatattttcacgTTTTTTTCAAATACCTCcctgaaaaaattaaaaccaaccGAATAGTTCCCTTTGTATATAAGGCCCccattctttttataatttcatgctttttttctaatttaaatgcACATTctcaatattaaatatattttaccaAAGGTTTTAGAacgataaaaatattaaattatgtcttaaaataaaattattattatttttttataatagtgATAAATATATGTTAGTATCTCTATTGTGAGTGAATTATTGTTAAATATATGTCCATCAAAGAATATGCACAGTAAGTTATTGTCTTGAAAACATCCTCATTTCATAGATGTAATATCATTtatgagttaatttttttaacaaaaatttaaacattcaGTACACACTACTGTTTGTCACAAAATAGACTCATGTTAGTGTCTTTAATTATTTAGCCTAAGTGTTTTTGACAATGCTATTTAATTAGCTTTGataatttcaatgttttatattttaggCCAgagatatttttacaaaaagaatGACTTATTTAAAgggaattttataaatatcaacaaattCAGGGAGGTAAAGGAAAAaggcattttaattttaaattaattaaaaaaagaaataccaGTGAGAACAGTCAACGGGTGGGTGTGAAGGCACGACGACTGAGGTCGCTCCCATGTGGACACGTGGCGATTTGTTGTAATATTCTACAGTGGTTGAATCCATCCGTCCACTGCTtcttgcctcgagatttgtgatCAATTGAAGAAAGCTAATCTCGGAGCGAGATTGATGGGGCCATTTTTGGTATTTTCTGGTGACTCGTTAAGTAAAATTGTCTGAATCTTTTGGTGGCATTTAAAAggaatttcatttttatttatttattattacaatttattcatttttttacaaatacaaCTAGTGCTATCAAATGGATTAGGAATAAACTAAAAAACAGACTGTGATTGTAAATCCACATTCGTAACTTAGATTTATTACCACCATTATATTCAATAGTATTTAAACTCAgaattttatgaatattttacaTCTATGAACttttaagcattttttttctataattatttatttattagaaatCAAATAAGATAAGAAAGAAGAGGTTCGTTGGTGGTTGTTGGATTGGTGGTGGGAAATGGGAGTAGGACGAGGACAGCCTGGTTTGGTTCTAAACCCTTTAGATCtgattaatatttgatttttttttaagtatttcttttgcGTATACAACCTTGAAAAATCTTATAATTACATAGATATAAACTAATATTGCATAATTATACCAATTGGTTCAGACAAGTAATGATAATGTTAGGTAGGCGTGATAGTTGGAGCTTTACGTGTAGAGTTGCAatgatttttagattttataattattttaaatcttaccttttctattattattattattattattattattattgttgttgcgTAAAAAggttatatataataatttaattttttctaaataaatatactCAATTTTTATACCGTAAATATTTCATTCACGCCAATATTTATCTTTAGAGTTTGTGATCCAGCTTCTATTTGACCTAATCCAAAAAATTTATAGTGcaacttatataatttttataattataaatttttttgagggATTAATGCCAGTAATTGGGAGATTAGATTAATGGAATAGCTCGTCACTGATTTTCATTGGTGTGACGAAAAGAATCCCCTTAGTATGGATTTATCTAGGAATTTAAGCATAGCTTGATTGAATTTAGGTCAAGACTTATGATAGATTTAGggttatttaaatatattttaaaattttattataaaaacaaaaaattgagtTTAGCAAACTAATCCACTGTAATTGTCTCAATTTTTCAAACATAGTGGAATcatcttcctttttatttttgcccAAACGTGATTTTTCCATATAAAtttatgtgttatttatttatttgcttattatcATTCATTATTCCGTTAATTTATCTCATTACTTGagttatatcatatatatatatatatacaatatatatgtttataagtATAAATTGTTGCTTACTATAATtcgctattatatatatatatatatatattcttctaaATTTTATGGTGCAAATATGTACATAAATATAAACttcttaatttttcatatataacatCATCGGAtgtacataaacaaaaaaaaaatgttaattttaaatatattatggaACTTTTTGTAAAACAAttgcacatttttttatatttttaatttattgattaatttttaaaataaataaataacaactcAGGAGGCCCAGCCCAACTATTAACTGGGCCAAACTACCAAACAACATGAAGCGTGACGGCATACACTGAGTGAgattgatatttgaatatatatattcacaaatatatatatatatatgagaacccattatctagggacgtccctagatttcaaatctagggatgtccatagtagccatcggatgaaaatctgacggctcttatcattatgaacagtagaaaccgcgttctacagtgttgtacattgatcatgaacagtaaaaggtgtgcagtgtttatataatcaatcaaccatcggatgatgatctaacggcttagatttaaaaacatccctaaatttgaaatctaggaacgtccctagatgatgttttccttatatatatatatatataattgttatgtACGGATTACAAGCAAAAGATATTTCTTTTGCTTGTAATCCGTAATATCTTTTGCTTGTAATCCGTacataacaattatatatatatatatatatatagaatgcaTCCTTTGTCAACGTTCACAGAAAcgtaatctgtgaacgttgatatgggccgttggatttcaatccaacggccGCACTAATCGCTCGCGAATGCAACATCGTGCACTATTTATAAGCCACGATAAAAAGTGGGATGCACGGTGTTTTTGATCCGAATCGTCCCAATCAATCTCAGAGACAAGAATCGAATCAATCACGCCCATCCAACCCTATGAAAGATCGAGATCATCTGCGGACGACTCTAcgaacgtccgcagatgatgtttagccatatatatatatatatatataattgttatgtACGGATtacaagcaaaagaagaagaggatgcaTCCTCTGTCAACGTTCACAGAAACGTAATCTGTGAATGTTGATATgggccgttggatttcaatccaacggctGCACACTGTTCTGTGAACAGTAATGTTGTgcactatttataagcacagtaaaaagtgggatgcacaGTGTTTTGATCTGAACCGTCCAATCAATCTCAGCACAGTAAATGAATCAATCACAGCCATCCAACCCTATGAAAAGTACTgtacatcatctgcggacgacTCTACGAACGTCCACAGATGAGGTTTagcaaaagaaatatatatatatatatatatattataacaaatagATCATGCATTCCTCTATGTATCATTagttctaaattttaaattattgactAAATAACTAGTATCATGCTAGTGTTGGCAATCTGTGAAGTTattgttaaacaaaaataaatactataattTAATCATTAGTTAATTTGaaaagtttattaaaaaaaaaaaataggacttAGTTGGAAGCATTGgggaattaattatatattcctataaaaaatattatatctcTTAAATATCCCTTCatactattttgatttatttatttatatactccgataattaaaaattaattaattttttttatttaaagtaaacaattattaatcattttttttgcattaatttACTTTAAAATAGCTAGCATTCGTATAAACCTAACAATGAATCAGGAGTTTGAATCTCTCCTCTTGCGTggtgaataatatcaataatatcatctccattttgtcaaaaaatttatatatttttttaaatatattaaaaaacaataatttttaactataaaagatatataaatagattAATATGTTTATATGAGAGTATATTAGTTACCAATTAATTGGTATTTTAATGGGCCACTCGAGtgattttctaaatatatatatatatatacacacacatataaatatatgtaggACTTCTCCAAGCCTAATGGATGTTGAGATACATGCATCTTTCATTCATCAACTTGAAATAATTCAGTATCATCAAGTTGCACATTCAAACTCCCTCAATTCAACTCTCATtgtttaatcaaattaaattgttGGTAGTGCTCAAAAAATGTTTTAAGTTGCActcatcttttttattatctaaatgtAGCTAGAATTAATATCTCATTCTATGACAGAGATCAAGCTCAGCTTTCCAATAATTTATACAATTAAATGTATGCTTCAAAAGTCAATCAAATTTGCTCCCACTTGGTTCTCTAACTACTCCTAACAAACTCttctccatatatatacattgcaTTGCAAATAattcacacacacatacaaaagAGCAAAAAAAACATTCATTCAATTAATTATGGGCTACTCAGTAAAGAAATCATCAGAGACTTTGATAGTCCCTGGAGAGCCAACTCCGGCCGGTAAGCTCTCTCTTTCGTGGATAGACCGATACCCGTCTCACCGGGGAATGGTAGACACATTGCATGTATTCGAACACGGCCACAATACGACACCGGTGATTATTAAGAAGGCATTATCTCAAGCACTTGTTTTATATTACCCTCTCGCCGGAAGGCTTGTGAAGTCGGACTCCGGTGAGCTTGAGGTTGATTGCACAGGAGATGGTGTGTTGTTCATTGAGGCATTTGCCAATTGTACACTCGAAGATGTTCGATATCTCGAGCTTCCTCTTATGATCTCAAAGGATGAGATCCTCCCCTTTCCACTCTCTGAGAATGTTAAAGCCATTGGTGCGCTTGTGATGATGCAGGTACATTTCTTGGAtcgattataattttttttcattttggtcttTAAGCATTTTaagtaaattttcttttttttttttgcgcgCATATACAAGGATTTGAACTCAAAATCATTTATATAACCCAAAACCTTACCACTTAAACAAACCTATTGGTTCTTTCATTATAATGTACCATAGAAGAGatcaagctctgataccaatttaATCTTATTCATTCTATGTGTTTTGTTAGGTGACAAAGTTCGAATGCGGAGGATATGTGATCGGATTAAGGTTCAACCACACGGTGGCAGACGGAATAGGAGCAGCACAGTTCATCACCGCCGTAGGAGAGCTCGCAAGAGGATACCGACAACCAGTGATAGGACCCGCAGTTTGGTGCCGAGAAAAACTACCATTGCTTAAACACCTCAAACCCGGACCTCCGCCATCGTCCAACACCGCAAAAAAACTCATCTACAACACTTTCGACATCTCCAATCAATACATTGACAATCtaaaaatgaaatatcatcTTCAAACAGGCCTAAATTGCTCTAAATTCGACATCATGATGGCCAAAGTGTGGAAATGCCGAACAAAGGCCATCGAACCAGAACCGGAACTCAAAGTCCATCTCACCTTCGCCGCAAATACTCGCCATCTCCTCCACCAAATCGGAAAAGGTTACTACGGAAACTGTATTTTTCCGGTGACAGTTTCAGCAAGCAGTGAAAATATAATGAACTCTTCAATTGTTGACATTGTGGACATGATCAAAGATGCTAAAACTGAACTTCCTGCAAAGTACATGAAGTGGTTAAAGGGAGAAATGGAAATGGATCCATTTCAGCAAAAGAATGAGTATGATCAATATGTTTATGCTTCTGATTGGACAAAGGTTGGGTTCAGTGAGATTGATTATGGATGGGGAGTTCCAATGTATATTGGACCAGTGAGTATGAGTGATGACATTGCTTCTTGTGTGCTTTTAAGGTCTCCTGCATACAAGGATGGTGCTAGGCTTATCACTCGTTGTGTTAAAAAGGAACACTTGCATGCATTTCAAAGTGAGATGATGAGTTAAGTAATTTGGACGTTTTGATCGATCATGTTTGAAGATGCATGTGTGACTAAATTAAGTTTGTtttgtatacttgtttttttatacgtttttatatatgtatggtCATACAAAGATGCATGTTATTGCTTtggaaagatatatatatatatatatataaaagaaaataaatatttataatactttttattatagtttttttttattagtgatcttctttgattttttagtttaactgaattaaaatgtttatatatttctaaGTCATGGAAAGAGAAAATACGTGGAGTACTTTGCTTCTACAACAAtcaaattttcttatatatatatatatgtgaattgTATGCTCTAGAATGCAGTGCAGTTAACAAACACAGCTTAACTTACATTTGAACTCACGCTTAATTTGATAGGTTGgtataaaaccaaatgaaaccTATTTATTTGGTCTTTTCTATAAATCTTATTGTAATTGTGATGcttgttaatttgtttatttcttttcattcattaattacttcccttatatatatatatatatatatatacgtaaaGCGAGCTTCTTTGGAGAAAGGAGGCCAGGAATTGATGATCAGAACAATTGGAACAATTGTCACAAGCCGGCCTCCTGTCAAGAACATGCATGgccattttcatatatatatatatatatatatatatataagagtttTAATTTGTCAACTGAAAGCCAGCAAGAGAGTGGTGAGAACGTGCATATCATGCATTAATTAGAACACTTAACAATATTGTTAAAGAAATTCCTACATGCCGGCAAGTCAATGCATATTATATTGATAACAAGTTAATGTTGCCtatttttgcattaattattcTCTCTAGATCTTGTCACCAAAACATGTTGGAGGAGAGGAGTCCCCTTCTTcaattctattatttttaataaatattatttcaaaatatctaaTCCCTAAACTATATGTGCATCTCttctataattatatatctagCAGATTCATATACTTTATTAATTAACTCTTTATACatgtatagacatatatatatatatatatatattcttcatatATACACTTTATTAATCAATTCTAATTCCGTTTGTAAAACTGAAACTGATTGCTAATTCGTTATTAATCAATTACTAATTATTAGTAACAAAACAAGTATGTTGCTAAATTACGGTTTCTAATTCAACATCTTCTTGTAGTGATACCACTActtctaattcttcttcttcattatcatcatcatcatcatcatcatcatctccattaGAAACCCTACCACTCTAATGGATGGGCAAGCTCCCTTACATATATCAAAACCTTGCACAAGTCCATGTCCATCTTGTATATAGCTAGCCATGGCAAAAACCCTACCTACCAAGGTCCTTAAATGTGCACTtccattaattataattttttataaatatatttatgtatgtatgtatgtatgtatgtatgtatgtatagaaCATATATGTTATTCATTTGGCCGTCCCTCTTGCATGTGTTCTCCATTGACCATCACAGAGTTGTTGCTGTTGTAGTCTTGTAGATGCACCTCACTTAATTAGTTCCCAGTGTATTAATTACACCAGGTCAATACCTACTGATTGATGCTAACTAGACATGTTTCAATTatataaaatgtatataaaGTTGTGGAATTTTTCCCTTTTGACTTTGGATTAATGGCTAGCTAGTCTGTACATGTGAACCTAAtgttttttattgatatatagAACCTTTTATTATTGCCTTCCGTTTTTCAAAATCTAGTTAAAATACTCTTTCCTCTGATCAATCTAGttgaatacatatatatatatcactaacTTAACAATTAAACTGAAAACCCACATTAATTTcccaaaaattaaattcaacaaTAAACCATGCAGAAGCTTTGGATCAGGTACGTACTGATCACCAAAATATGGCAATCACGTGCATGTGCCATGCATGCAAATTAACCCCCATGCACATATATACGTAAACCTTCACCTTCTCCTGATCACAGTAAACATTCCCCACATCTTGAAAACAATTAAGTATATATTGGAACTGCATTCATTTGTGGTGAGACTGAGCATGCAGAGTTGTTAACTTGTGAGTGAACCATTGCATGTGTTGGTAATTAAGATATGATTAGGAACTTGGGGTGCTTTATATATGATGAACTTTGTGGGGGTTGAAGTTTATTGGAGAtgaaggtaattaattaatcagaAGAATATAACTtgcattttctttttacaattttttttcattttatgtttatttttattttgatgaaattaaattatgaaatagttGGTTCATGAAATTTtatcatacacacacacacacccttTGTATTTTGATTCATTTCTATCTGcatccatattaaaaaaaaaacatataaaaatgaaaataaacatttgggaaaaaaaaacaacaataatacatGATTTTGCAACCTGACACACATTGAAAACAggcgaaaaaaaaaagacagacaTCATTTTgagctttcaatcaaaatcctcaaAAGATATAAACAAAAGACTCTTTAAAACTTTGCTGACTTTACAAGCAATTACATGAAAACACCACTCATGCATGTTCTTCAACAAACTCAAACAAACACCATATTACAATTACTAGATCAACACCAACTTACTAAAGAATCAACAGTAAAATGAATAATGAGAAAAATTTGTGCAAATTCCGgcacctttcttttctttctttctaggGACATATATAAACCGGCCATACATGTGACGGTGTATGTACATAAGAAAGTTCAAGGTTTAGCATATTCTGTACTCTggagaagaaagaaattaaacacTCCGGCTTCTCCTCGACTTGTATATGAAAAGGGAAATATTTCCGGCCTAACGTATTTTACTTCAAGAACATTGCAAGTGGCTCAAGTCATGAACCACATCGGCCGTGCTGCTTAAGTGTACAAAGTCGGCCCTGTGGAGGAGATTTGATTGGGTGCCTGTGCCTTCGGAATCCCCTTTTGTTGTACTGGAGGCTGAGGTTAATAAGCAGTGGCGCACACGGACCCGATGCGTTTTGGCGTCAGTTGAGCAACAACCGGTAATTTTCACTAGTAATATGGCTTCCTTGTCCCTTGTATCTTCGCACCACCAATTTTGAGCAATTCCATCTAAAAACTCCTCCTTTGTGAAGAAATCCTCATGACAAACGGAAACTTCCACCATTTGACTAGGCTTTATTATACCAGTAGCTGGAAGAAtctgttaaaaaaaatcaacatcttTTGGTGATTCCTCATAACAATGTTTgaaggtaaaataaaattagataaagAGTCTGGGCATGCTTTATGATGTAAAATCCAACACAAACATAACATGCTTGCAAATGATTTTGttatagatgtatatataaGCAAAGAAGTATATGATAATAACTATAATCAAATAGAGATCCATTGTGACTGCAACAACGTTTCAATTATAAAACaagatttatgaatcaaaacatatTATCTGATAACTAATACTGAGTGGAATAAAAGGTCTCACAGTTTTGCTTCTTTCGCTAGTCATTGCAATAAAATAGGCTGTGATCAGATATGAATAATATCTCGATTTTTGTTTTCTCACAAACAAACAAtgtagaaaaggaaaaataaataaataaatacttttgaTGTATGAAAAAAGTTAAATTCATTAGTTCTCTCAAGAGACAGAAAGAGAAATCCCAACCAGCGAGGAGGTAACATGGCTTTAGTTAGTTTTCAACTAGTTGTGTTTATACAGACTCTGCCCAGGCCAACGGATtgaattgtgtttatttatattatgtagAGTTAAAATTTGACACAACCACTACATCAAAAGACTATCCTTGTCATGTAACATAAACTACTTTATAAGAAAAGTTCATGTGCAAACTTTTGAGTACAAGTTATGCATGGGCTTTCTGCATGTATGACCAATTTGTTTATAGACCATGAAAATGTTTATTACTAATATACGACAACAAACGTTCATCTTATGCACAAGTACTGAGTGAAGTTCTCCATTACCACTCACCTGTTACTGTACAAAAAATGAATTCCCACAAAAATCCTTAATTTTAACATTTCCATGTATaccaggaaaaaaaatcaaatggatGAAGAGATGTGGACTTTAATAAAGTTAAGTACTTTTCGGTCATTTATGAAGTCTAGTATGAGCAGAAATATGGTTGAATCCTGTAGCATAGATAGACAGAAAGATATGGCCTAAAACTTCAGACTTGCACACAAACTGCAATTTTGTGAGGGTAAAGGATAATATACAGCATTTTTTCAAAGGTATATACACAAATATGGATTTATATCCACAGGGGTATATAAATCAAAGAGACCTACAAAATGTCTTTATCGGAAGTAATTTTTCGAATGCCTTAAGCTTGACACAAACATGTTATGACCCAACACAAATTGCAACCACTAGTCTATTCAATCAATTAAAGACAAGATGTTTGTGAATATTATCTAAAACAGTATCGGAACACCCTGTGTTCATAAGTAATGGATGTTAAGCAAGCAAAAATTCTAAGCAGCACTAATTGATGACCACTTGGTGCACAAGTGAGAAAACATAAAATCCTACCTGTAACCAATGAGGAAAGCCAAAAGAGCCTCTCACAAGTGGTTTTGATGTTTGTCCATCCTC
This window harbors:
- the LOC120257885 gene encoding ras-related protein RABA5d-like, coding for MGEDEEGEEYLFKVVIIGDSAVGKSNLLSRYARNEFNAHSKATIGVEFQTQSMEIDGKEVKAQIWDTAGQERFRAVTSAYYRGAVGALVVYDISRRTTFDSVARWLQELSTHSDTTVARMLVGNKCDLESIRSVSVEEGKALAEEEGLFFMETSALDSTNVKTAFEIVIKEIYDNVSRKVLNSDSYKAELSLNRVSLTSNGTDEAKQNSSRFSCC
- the LOC120258785 gene encoding acyl transferase 9-like, with product MGYSVKKSSETLIVPGEPTPAGKLSLSWIDRYPSHRGMVDTLHVFEHGHNTTPVIIKKALSQALVLYYPLAGRLVKSDSGELEVDCTGDGVLFIEAFANCTLEDVRYLELPLMISKDEILPFPLSENVKAIGALVMMQVTKFECGGYVIGLRFNHTVADGIGAAQFITAVGELARGYRQPVIGPAVWCREKLPLLKHLKPGPPPSSNTAKKLIYNTFDISNQYIDNLKMKYHLQTGLNCSKFDIMMAKVWKCRTKAIEPEPELKVHLTFAANTRHLLHQIGKGYYGNCIFPVTVSASSENIMNSSIVDIVDMIKDAKTELPAKYMKWLKGEMEMDPFQQKNEYDQYVYASDWTKVGFSEIDYGWGVPMYIGPVSMSDDIASCVLLRSPAYKDGARLITRCVKKEHLHAFQSEMMS